In the Candidatus Cloacimonadota bacterium genome, ATAACATCGATAGGAATAATGATACTTTTATGTTTATTGGTGAAAGTTATGGTTATATCTTTTTTGTCAGCAACTCCCTTATTATACTGAAGCGTTTTATTGATCAATTCGATAAAATCTGTTGGTTCTAAATTCAAGGTTATATTTCCGGCTTCGATAGCTGAATAGTCCAGTAGTTCGTTAACAAGGTTCAGCATATATGAACTTAGATCTCTAATATGACCGATGAATTCCGCTTGATCTTGTGAAAAGTCCTGAATATCATCCTGCAGAAACTCGGTTAGATTGATAATATTACCAAGTGGATTCCGGAGATCATGCGCAGCAATACCAAGAAATTGGTTTTTCAGTTCATTCAATCGCTCGAGTTCAATCTTTTGTTTCATTACTTGACGCTGCAGGTTCGAGAGTTCATTATTAAGAAGAGACATCTCGTCTAACGATTTCTTTTGGAGCATTTCTTGCTGTTTGGAATGGTCTGCAATTTGTTTTGCCATACTTCGAACGTTGTTTACCTGATCATTATTGATCTTCAACAACTCATGGGATAGCAACTCGAAATTCATATTATCAATCCCCCCTACAAGTAGAATGACACCGTCAAAAAGTGCTCCATCGAAGACCAGTGTTTTAACTTCATTCTTTAATATGACATTCAGCTCCCAATTGAACTGAGCTCCTTCACGTATAATTTCTTTGATAAAGCGTTTCACTTTGACTATATCAGTCTCAATAAAAAGTGCAATCAGATCAGAACCTTCCAGTATTTCATTTCCAATTTCTAAATCGTTATAGAGTACGCTTTTAATAGTATTATCAGTATTACAGAGCAGAACAATTCCTTTTGATTTCATTAGTTATAATTACCTTACATCGATGAGTTTTTGGGCTGACAGAATAGCATCTTCAGCATTTATTGCAAATGAATCTGCTCCGACTGTTTCCCAGAGATATTCATTTTTGTTAAATGGGTATCCACCAACAATTATTCGATAATCATTATATGACACATTTTCTCTGATCTTAAAGATCAATTCACGTACACGATCCACATTAAATGCGATTGTTGCAGAAACAGCTATGATATCAGGTTTAACATTTTCGATCATTGCAATAATGCTGTCGTGCGGAGTATTTGCTCCCAAGTAGTATGTATCCCATCCTTCCATCTCAAAGAAGTCTGTTACCATTCTTATACCCAGCTCATGAAGTTCTCCGGAAACACTTGTTGAGATGAGTTTTTTATTGCCTTTTTGTCCTGTGAAGATATGTGAATAAAGTCGGGCAATGATATTTTGAGTGGCTGCAGTACAGAAATGCTCCATAGCTACATTGATTACATTAAGTTGCCACAATCTGCCTACTTCGTACTGAACCGGCTGGAATATTTTAAGATAAATATCTTTTACAAATATTCCTTTTTCAATTGCATCAAAAATGATCTTCTCTGCATAATTTCGTTCTCCGCGCAATAATGAATTCAAATACTGCTGTGCCATGACACCAAGCTCAGAGTTTTCTTGAATGAATGGATTTATTTCATTGGGAAGTGATGGAAATCTCTCTAATACCTTACTGAGATATTGATAGGCAGTTCTACCATAATCCGAATTGTCTTGTTCATAAATATCTGCAAGTATTTCAAAACTTGCGATAAGGTACACTTCAGGAAAGTGAATGCTCTTAAAAAACATTTTACACCAAGCCACATAATCCAAGAAGAGATTAGACTCTTGAATGTTAATTGCACTTGACAGATATGACAGGTGATACATCCAATCTTTATATGCTCTTTTTCGGCCTTTTTCACCATATCGTTTTTCATATTCCGGATAGCGATCGTAAAAGATATTTATTGCTTTGAGCGTGACCTGTTCATCACTCATTGCTTCATATTGTATTGTATCCATATTTTCTCCATATATTTATTTTATGAATCATTCGATGTGACTACCTTTCTCATTTTCAAGATGATGACTGTTCCATTTGGATGATTATCCTCCACATATACTTCACCTCCGAATTCTTCCATTGTTTTCTTAACGATGTATAATCCAATACCTGTATGTCCTGCAGGTCCATAATGAAAACCTTTTTCAAATATTCTATCCTTTATTTCATCCGGAATTCCCGTTCCATAATCGACGATTCGAACCGTACAAAAATCATTCTCTTCTGAAATATCAACATCCAATTTCTCCATTCTCCCGTGCTGAACAGCATTAGTAACGATATTTCCTATAACAGAATAGATAGCTCGGTCTGCAAAGACCTGGCAGGTACCGTTGATAGTGGTTTCCAGAGAGTCATATTTCTGCAATACCGTTTGAAGAACATCATGAATGTTATAAATATCAAGTTCAGCATGAGTACTCAGGAAATTCTCATGCTCCCGTTGTCGAGTAATTGTATCAAGACTCATATCGACCCTGCTCTTTATTTCATCGAGCATTGATTCATCATTTTCATTCACATAGAGATAAAGAGCGCTTTGTATGACGGTTAGATCGTTTGTAATATCATGGCGAAGGATCGAAGCAGCAGTTTTTAATCTTTCCCTATTTGTCCTGAGTGCTTCCTGGGTACTTTTTAGTTCTGATATGTCAATTCCCTCTACAATTAAACTATTGATATTCCCAAATTCGTCCAGTACAGGTCGGACTGAAAAATCGACAAAAATTTCACTTCCATCCTTACCTTTGTGACTTGCTTCAAAGTGAGCTCTTTCTCCATTAGCTGCTTGAAATATACTCTGCTTTAATCTTTCCTGAAGTATTATTGAGTGCTCCCACCAGGGTGTATCCCAGAATTTTTTACCTTTAACGTCCTTTAATTCTTTTCCAATAAATGTAAGAGCAGCTCCATTTGCTGTAATCAATGTTCCATCCGGTTTTGTAGTTCCAATGAACGTACTCGGATCATGCATAATTGCATTATAATTTCTTTCACTGACCATGAGTTTCTTTTCTGTTATTTTGCGTTCTTCAATCTCTTTTGACAGTTCTGCAGTTCTTTCTTTTACTTTCTCTTCCAGGTTACTTATCATCTCATTGAGTTGAATCGTCATTTTATTAAATGAGAGAGCAAGCATGCCGATTTCATCATGTGAGTTTACGGCAACTTTCAAACTAAGATCGCCATTGGCTATTCTGCTCGAAGTATCTGCGATGGAAACTATTGGTCGTGCAATCTCTCGTCCGAAATACCATCCCAAAAAGAATATGGTTGGGAAGGCAACAAGCATCATTATTATTGCAACCCACATTAATTGATGCTCATATTTTTTCACTGTATCAGCTTTAATATCAATACCCAGTATTGCTTCCCTCTTACCTTGTCCATCATAGATCGGTGCATAACCAGTAAGCCATGTACCCCAATTATCAGTATAAAAATCCTCCTCGACCATTGGCTCATCCATATCAGGAATTTGTTCTCGTAAAAAATCACTGGCTTCTGTATATATATCACCAAGATGAGCAATTTCCTCTTCATCTTCCTCTGCATCAACCACAAAACTGATCCCCGTATCTTCATCATACCTCATGGTGTAAATGAAATAGATATCCGATGTTGCATCTCTTATCTGCTGAAGCTTCTTTTTCAGTACCATATATGTTTCATTATTTTCTTGATCAGGTTCCGTTAAAACTGCATGAAGACCGGTATCAATATCCAAAGCAGAAATACTGACAATATCATGAAGTCGTCTTCGTAGATTTTGGCGAAAATGATTTGTTGAGGTTTTAAAATAAATATAGACTGCTAAAGCTAAGATTATTATCATTATTAGTGAGAAGAAAAAACCAATTTTTCTTTGAATCTTATTCAAAAATATCTTCTGTAACTTATTTTTTAGGATCATGTAGAGATCTCCATAATCAGTTTTTCAAATTCTTTTCAACGTCATTGATACATTATTTCTTAGTCAATCTTTATGACACTCATTGCAGCACGCATAGCAGCCATTTACCTGAAAATAATGTTTCTTTGCTTCCTCTATTGCAGGTTTGCAACAATAATACTCCCCAAGATAAATCCTTTCTTCTTCAGATGCCATCCAGGAGCAATCTTCACTATGAACTTCATGCTCACCTGAAGCAAGTCTTTCTTTGTGTACAAAATACTTTTTTTTCATTATTCTCCAATTATATGTTTATTTATAATTATTATATGCACATTTCGTGCCAAATATATGTTACCTTTTCTTTTTTGTTATACTATAAACACCTGTATCTATCTTTATATAGGCATGTTATATCTTAAGTTCATTAATTATTTCTTCCTTCATATCAGCTTCTAACATGGTTGAAATCAAAAAATAGTGCGGAATTTTTTCCGCACTTTGCTGAATTAGTTCTACAATCAGTTATTCTTAATGAATATCAATAAAAGACTCATATGAACATTGACAGTTCAGATAAAAGTCCTGATCTCATGCAAAATCTTGAAAGGATCGACCATGATCATTGGAATCATTGCAGCAGTATTAGTAATAATTATTTTAGTATATTTTTTAACAAGAAAGAAAAAAGTGACATCTGTTTCGGATGTCTCATTTGAAGATGAACCGATGACAGAGCAAGAATTGCAGGAAATCGCTGAAGAACTGACAGCGGAATGTCCGAAAATTGTCGATGAAAACACGCAACTGGATCGAGCGACCGCAGGTCCGGGATTAAAACTCACCTATTTTTATACGATCCTTCAAGTTGCGGTTAATGCACTCACACCTGAAAACCTGAATAATTTAAAAGAGACATTACGTGAAAATTATCGAACGAGTGAAGACATGAAACCTTTCAGGGATAGCAGAGTTACGCTTGTTTTCGTTTATTATGATAAGAACGGAAATGACCTGCTGAAGGTTGAGTGTAAATAGACACTTCGAATTCTTATATATCTGAAGACGATCATGCGTATTATGGTCTTCTTTTTTTTTATTTCACATTTTATTTGACAATCAATTTGGTCGGCATAAGTTTTGAACATAAGTTCATAACAAGGAGTGCACATGCCGCGACCAAGAAAGATCAGGCGGGTAAGTAAACCGCCCCTCTGCAGCAGGTTTAAACCTGTAGGGATTCCTGCTCGTTTATTGCAGGTAGTTGATCTTTCCGTAGATGAATATGAAGCATTGCGGCTTGCAGATTATGAAGGACTGGAGCACAAAGAAGCAGCTGAGAAAATGGGAATTTCCCGTCCAACATTCACCCGTTTAATCGATCAGGCACGCAAAAAAATTGCATCCGGGATCATAGATGGTAAGGAAATAAGTATCGGCGGGGGTGATTTCCAGTTCCAGCAGCATGTTGCCCGATGCAGAAGCTGTGGTACGATCCTCGATTACGCACAAAGAGTGCCCAAAATATGTCCCGAGTGCAACGACTCCGATCTTGAAAACCTCAATCTGAATTACCAGAGAGGTCGTGGTCGCGGACGTGGACGCTGGGGGCGCGGAAGATGAAAACTATTAAAAACACTAAAGTCACGAAAGGACACAAAAATAATATTACAAATATAAATAGAAAAATAAGTATTTTTATTGAATCGATGAGGATCAGTCAGAATATAATTTTTATGTTAAGTTTAGTGTTTTTCGTGTTTTTTGTGGTTAATAAATATTAATTACAAGGAGGCATACTATGCCACGTGGAGACAGAACAGGTCCTGACGGAATGGGACCAATGACAGGTAGAGCTGCTGGTTTTTGTGCCGGAAATGACAGACCCGGTTACATGACCCCAGCAGGTGGACGAGGTTACAATGGTCGCGGCTACGGTCGTGGAATGGGATTTGGATATGGACGCGGCTTTGGACGCGGTCGTGGATATGGAAGAGGTTTTGCACCTGCATATCCGGTTTCTTATGCACCCTATCCCACTCAATACCAAGCTGAAGATGAAAAAGATTTTCTTGAGAATGAACTCAATATCCTCAAGAACAGTTTAAAGCAGATCGAAACTCGATTGAGTGAGATCAACGCTTCTGAAAAGAAGTAACCTTATCATGTTCTTAGTACAGAGGATTCAGAATACACAGATAAAAAATAGTCAACATCTATGGGTATTCCGAGTCCTCTGTAGTGGGATTAAGTTGTATCAAAATTTTTAGGAGTTTTTATGCCAAGAAGAAACGGAACAGGTCCCGAAGGACGAGGTCCGGGAACGGGTCGAAGACGAGGTGGCTGCTTTAGTGCTTTCACCAAAAAAGATGGAAGCATATCGGTGTGGCGAACCCTTGTCATCCCAATGATAGGAGCAGTTATCAACGACCTTCGTAAACCGGACAGCATTTCCAGGCGAACAGTAAATACAATCGTAAATCGATTCAAATCAAAGCAGATCACAGATACAGGGAGTACTTCGAATGAAATCAAAGGTAACTATTCTGTGATCGATGAAGAAAAAGGAGACTAATATGCCACGAGGAAATGGACAAGGCAGAGGTATGGGCAGAGGACAAGGTCGTGGACAGGGCGGCAATTATCCTGGTCCTGGCGGATCGTGTGTATGCCCGTCATGCGGTTTTAAAGAACCACATGTTCAAGGAGTGCCGTGCATGAATAAAACCTGCCCGAAATGCGGCGCAAAAATGACACGAGAATAGAATAAACATACAAGGAGACGTAATGCGAATCGTTATTTCAACAGAAAATGGACAGGTAGCTCAACATTTTGGAAGATGCCCAGAATTCACGCTTGTTGATATCAAAAATGGATCTATAGTAAAAAAAGAAGTTGTACCGAATCCTGGGCATGCACCAGGTGTTCTCCCTAAATATTTCAACGAACTTGGTTATAAAACCATTATCGCTGGTGGTATGGGAAATAGAGCTCAGCAACTTTTTCAATCATATGATATGGACTGGATAATCGGTGTTCAGGGTGATATCGATTGTATTATCGACGAATATCTCAAGGGCACGCTTACTGAAGGTGACAGCATGTGTGAGCACGGCGAAGGTAAAGGACCGGGGCACGGAAATTGTCACTGACATTCCTGGTAATTATCATGAAAATTACAATTATATTTGATAACACAACTATAGATCCTGCACTCCAATCATCATGGGGTTTTGCAGCTCTTATTGAAGCAGACGAGAGGAAAATCCTCTTTGATACAGGTGATAACGGTGACATATTGATGTCCAATATGAAAAAACTCGGTATCGATCCTGATTCAATCAATGATGTTTTCATTTCACACAATCATTATGATCATGTTGGTGGACTGTCATCTTTTCTTTCACAAAATAACAATATCACTCTCTATACTCCTCCCTCATTTCGTGGCGTTCATAATATTAAGAAAAAACTTTATATTGATCAACCAACAGAATTACATGAAGGAATATATTCTACTGGAGAACTCGCTCATATAGAACAATCCTTGATCGTAAAAACGAAAAAAGGACTGGTTGTCATTGTTGGATGTTCCCATCCCGGAGTCGGTCTAATTCTTGATACTGCAAAACAATTCGGTGAACCTTATGCCCTTATCGGAGGATTGCATGGCTTCAAAGAGTATGATGTACTTGAACCGCTTACACTTGTGTGTCCAACGCACTGCACTGAACATATAAATGAAATCAAGATACGCTATCCTGAGAAATATATTGAAGGCGGCGCTGGAACGATCATAGAAATCGAATAAGATAACAAGATAATTCAAACAGATAAGGAGATCATTGTATAATGCAAAATCTCATCTCTAAACGTGTTAGTTCAATCAGTAAATCAGCAATTCATGAAATGACGCGTCTGTCAAACCAACTCGATGATGTTGCTTTTCTCTCATGGGCAAAACCTACATCAGGAACTCCCGAGCATATAAATAGAGCTGCTATCAAAGCAATCGAACAAGGACTTGTCGGAGGTTATTCGCCGAGTGATGGACTCTTAGAACTCAGAAGAGAAATTGTTAAAAAACTAAAACGGGATAATAATATCATTGCCAATCCCAACCAGATTTTAGTTACAGTCGGAGCAATCGAAGGCATTGCATCTGCAGTCATGGCAACGGTCGATCCGGGTGATGAAGTTATTGTTCCATCACCAACCTACTCAACTCATGTTCGTCATGTATTGCTTGCATCAGCTCAGCCGGTTTTTGTTCCACTTCATGAGGAAGACGACTATGCTCTTCATATTGAAGATATAAAAGCAGCGATCACACCCAAAACGAAAGCCGTCCTGTTTTGCAGTCCAAATAATCCTACAGGTACTATTTTCCCAGAGCAAACCTTGCGTGAGTTAGCCGATATAGCTGTCGAAAATAATCTTGTGATCATTACTGATGAAGCGTATGAGTATTTCTTATATGACGGCAATCAGCATTTTAGCATTGCGTCGATCCCAGAAGCACAAAACAATGTCATTTCCTGCTATACTTTTACAAAAACCTATGCAATGACAGGCTGGCGTATTGGTTATCTTCATGCACAGGAAGCATTGATACCCCACATTAAAAAAGCGCATATCCCCTATGCGATCTGTGCTCCTGTGATCTCACAATATGCAGCCCTTGAAGCTCTCAAAGGTCCTCAAGTTTGCGTCAAAGAGTTTCGTGAGCATTATCAATCAGCCCGGGATCTTATGTGCCAGCGACTTGATGAGATGAGCGATGTCTTTTCTTATGTCAAACCAACCGGTTCATACCTCATGTTCCCGAAGATCCTTCTTGATGAAGGAAAAAACTCATTCGAATTCTGCGTGAATCTCCTTCAAAAAGCGAAGGTTTCAACTACTCCAGGGGTTGCGTTCGGCCCAACAGGAGAAAGTCATCTGCGGCTCTCGTTCTGTGTTGAGGAAGCAATGATCGATAAAGCGTTCGACCGGATGAAAGATTATTTCAATAAAGAAGGATATAAATGATTAAACATATCGGACTGGCAATTCATGATCCCTCTGAGATAACGAATTTTTATCAGAATGTTCTTGGACTTACCATTGAAAAGGAATTTACACTTACAAAAGACCTAAATCAAAAACTATTCGGGTTTTACGAGGAAGTGCCTGTTACAAGAATGTCAAATGACAACATGATTCTCGAGATTTTTGTAACAACCCTGCCCTCGACCAATAGCTACGCTCATATATGTGTTGAAGTTGAAAACCGCGAAAGTCTTATCGACAAAGTGAAAATGAATAATTACCAATGTACTATCATAAAAAGAAACTCCCATACACTCGTATTCATCCAGGACAAATTCGGTAATAATTTCGAGATCATGAAGAAGAATAACCATGATTAAAAAGATAATTCATTTTTATCAGTGTTCATCAGTTCAATCAGCGCAACCTGCGTTCTATAATGCCATATGAAAATTTCAATTGCAAGCGGAAAAGGTGGAACAGGCAAGACGACTCTTGCCACGAATCTTGCGTATCTTATTTCCCAGACATGTCCTGTTGTTCTCACTGATCTGGATGTAGAAGAACCGAATTCAAAATTTTTCATCAAAGGAAATAAAATATCAGAAAAAAAAGTGTTTAAAATGATCCCTGAATGGGATAAGGACAAATGCATCCTGTGTGGAAATTGCCAGAAAGTATGCCAGTTCAATGCAGTGATCAAACTCTGGGAAGAAGTACTGATTTTCGACAAACTATGCCATAGCTGCTATGCATGTTCCGAATTATGTCCAAAGAATGCATTACCGATGAAATCTTATGACGTTGGAAAGATAACTCAATTCGAATATCATGATATTCATTTCGTCGAAGGGAAACTCAATGTTGGTGAAGAGCAAGCTGTTCCTCTTATTGCACAAACGATTGATTATGTTCATAAGAAATTCCCTCATGACATGCTCCTTATTTTTGATTCTCCTCCCGGCACATCCTGCCCGGTTATCGAAGCAACAAAAGATGCGGACTACATCATTCTGGTTACCGAACCGACTCCTTTCGGGCTGCACGATCTCACACTTGCAGTGGAAGTTATGCGTGAATTGAAAAAAGATTTCGGCATTGTTATTAATCGTTACGGAATTGGTAATGACGACGTTATCACCTATTGCAAAAATGAGAGGATTCCCCTCCTCGGAACTATCCCAAATATGAAAGCAGCTGCAGAAGCATATGCAAAAGGAGAACTTCTGTCAACAGCAATTCCAGAAATCAAAACCGCACTGAACAAGATCATCCAAAACTTGAAAGTCTGCGAGGTGCTGTAATGAAAGAAATAGTTGTTATTTCAGGAAAAGGCGGAACAGGTAAGACGTCTATTACTGCTTCATTTGCCA is a window encoding:
- a CDS encoding DUF5320 domain-containing protein gives rise to the protein MPRGDRTGPDGMGPMTGRAAGFCAGNDRPGYMTPAGGRGYNGRGYGRGMGFGYGRGFGRGRGYGRGFAPAYPVSYAPYPTQYQAEDEKDFLENELNILKNSLKQIETRLSEINASEKK
- a CDS encoding MBL fold metallo-hydrolase, whose amino-acid sequence is MKITIIFDNTTIDPALQSSWGFAALIEADERKILFDTGDNGDILMSNMKKLGIDPDSINDVFISHNHYDHVGGLSSFLSQNNNITLYTPPSFRGVHNIKKKLYIDQPTELHEGIYSTGELAHIEQSLIVKTKKGLVVIVGCSHPGVGLILDTAKQFGEPYALIGGLHGFKEYDVLEPLTLVCPTHCTEHINEIKIRYPEKYIEGGAGTIIEIE
- a CDS encoding ATP-binding protein translates to MKISIASGKGGTGKTTLATNLAYLISQTCPVVLTDLDVEEPNSKFFIKGNKISEKKVFKMIPEWDKDKCILCGNCQKVCQFNAVIKLWEEVLIFDKLCHSCYACSELCPKNALPMKSYDVGKITQFEYHDIHFVEGKLNVGEEQAVPLIAQTIDYVHKKFPHDMLLIFDSPPGTSCPVIEATKDADYIILVTEPTPFGLHDLTLAVEVMRELKKDFGIVINRYGIGNDDVITYCKNERIPLLGTIPNMKAAAEAYAKGELLSTAIPEIKTALNKIIQNLKVCEVL
- a CDS encoding pyridoxal phosphate-dependent aminotransferase, encoding MQNLISKRVSSISKSAIHEMTRLSNQLDDVAFLSWAKPTSGTPEHINRAAIKAIEQGLVGGYSPSDGLLELRREIVKKLKRDNNIIANPNQILVTVGAIEGIASAVMATVDPGDEVIVPSPTYSTHVRHVLLASAQPVFVPLHEEDDYALHIEDIKAAITPKTKAVLFCSPNNPTGTIFPEQTLRELADIAVENNLVIITDEAYEYFLYDGNQHFSIASIPEAQNNVISCYTFTKTYAMTGWRIGYLHAQEALIPHIKKAHIPYAICAPVISQYAALEALKGPQVCVKEFREHYQSARDLMCQRLDEMSDVFSYVKPTGSYLMFPKILLDEGKNSFEFCVNLLQKAKVSTTPGVAFGPTGESHLRLSFCVEEAMIDKAFDRMKDYFNKEGYK
- a CDS encoding cobalamin-dependent protein (Presence of a B(12) (cobalamin)-binding domain implies dependence on cobalamin itself, in one of its several forms, or in some unusual lineages, dependence on a cobalamin-like analog.) — encoded protein: MDTIQYEAMSDEQVTLKAINIFYDRYPEYEKRYGEKGRKRAYKDWMYHLSYLSSAINIQESNLFLDYVAWCKMFFKSIHFPEVYLIASFEILADIYEQDNSDYGRTAYQYLSKVLERFPSLPNEINPFIQENSELGVMAQQYLNSLLRGERNYAEKIIFDAIEKGIFVKDIYLKIFQPVQYEVGRLWQLNVINVAMEHFCTAATQNIIARLYSHIFTGQKGNKKLISTSVSGELHELGIRMVTDFFEMEGWDTYYLGANTPHDSIIAMIENVKPDIIAVSATIAFNVDRVRELIFKIRENVSYNDYRIIVGGYPFNKNEYLWETVGADSFAINAEDAILSAQKLIDVR
- a CDS encoding DUF5320 family protein produces the protein MPRRNGTGPEGRGPGTGRRRGGCFSAFTKKDGSISVWRTLVIPMIGAVINDLRKPDSISRRTVNTIVNRFKSKQITDTGSTSNEIKGNYSVIDEEKGD
- a CDS encoding NifB/NifX family molybdenum-iron cluster-binding protein; this encodes MRIVISTENGQVAQHFGRCPEFTLVDIKNGSIVKKEVVPNPGHAPGVLPKYFNELGYKTIIAGGMGNRAQQLFQSYDMDWIIGVQGDIDCIIDEYLKGTLTEGDSMCEHGEGKGPGHGNCH
- a CDS encoding DUF134 domain-containing protein produces the protein MPRPRKIRRVSKPPLCSRFKPVGIPARLLQVVDLSVDEYEALRLADYEGLEHKEAAEKMGISRPTFTRLIDQARKKIASGIIDGKEISIGGGDFQFQQHVARCRSCGTILDYAQRVPKICPECNDSDLENLNLNYQRGRGRGRGRWGRGR
- a CDS encoding HAMP domain-containing histidine kinase codes for the protein MKSKGIVLLCNTDNTIKSVLYNDLEIGNEILEGSDLIALFIETDIVKVKRFIKEIIREGAQFNWELNVILKNEVKTLVFDGALFDGVILLVGGIDNMNFELLSHELLKINNDQVNNVRSMAKQIADHSKQQEMLQKKSLDEMSLLNNELSNLQRQVMKQKIELERLNELKNQFLGIAAHDLRNPLGNIINLTEFLQDDIQDFSQDQAEFIGHIRDLSSYMLNLVNELLDYSAIEAGNITLNLEPTDFIELINKTLQYNKGVADKKDITITFTNKHKSIIIPIDV
- a CDS encoding VOC family protein, with amino-acid sequence MIKHIGLAIHDPSEITNFYQNVLGLTIEKEFTLTKDLNQKLFGFYEEVPVTRMSNDNMILEIFVTTLPSTNSYAHICVEVENRESLIDKVKMNNYQCTIIKRNSHTLVFIQDKFGNNFEIMKKNNHD
- a CDS encoding PAS domain S-box protein, giving the protein MIIILALAVYIYFKTSTNHFRQNLRRRLHDIVSISALDIDTGLHAVLTEPDQENNETYMVLKKKLQQIRDATSDIYFIYTMRYDEDTGISFVVDAEEDEEEIAHLGDIYTEASDFLREQIPDMDEPMVEEDFYTDNWGTWLTGYAPIYDGQGKREAILGIDIKADTVKKYEHQLMWVAIIMMLVAFPTIFFLGWYFGREIARPIVSIADTSSRIANGDLSLKVAVNSHDEIGMLALSFNKMTIQLNEMISNLEEKVKERTAELSKEIEERKITEKKLMVSERNYNAIMHDPSTFIGTTKPDGTLITANGAALTFIGKELKDVKGKKFWDTPWWEHSIILQERLKQSIFQAANGERAHFEASHKGKDGSEIFVDFSVRPVLDEFGNINSLIVEGIDISELKSTQEALRTNRERLKTAASILRHDITNDLTVIQSALYLYVNENDESMLDEIKSRVDMSLDTITRQREHENFLSTHAELDIYNIHDVLQTVLQKYDSLETTINGTCQVFADRAIYSVIGNIVTNAVQHGRMEKLDVDISEENDFCTVRIVDYGTGIPDEIKDRIFEKGFHYGPAGHTGIGLYIVKKTMEEFGGEVYVEDNHPNGTVIILKMRKVVTSNDS